The proteins below are encoded in one region of Anaerosporomusa subterranea:
- a CDS encoding sensor histidine kinase has translation MAETKEEKRLNPDELLEQIAKESQGKLTVFLGAAAGVGKTFTMLEAAHNKLKDGVDVVIGWIETHGRQETEQMVVGLPRIEPLMIDYRGKSLAEMNIDAILARKPELVLVDELAHTNIPGSRHVRRFQDVEEILYAGIDVYTTLNVQHIESLNDVVAQITGVIVRETVPDHMVEQADTVQLIDIPPQDLIKRLKEGKVYVPGQAEQALRKFFRPGNISALRELALRFTANRVDKDVNQYMRAHRIEGPWPAAGRVMVCVSGSPFSAQLIRAARRLAGGLHADCLAVHIEAAKRRFPMGDKERDRVARNMQLAEELGAKTLTVVGNELTQEILEVARAHNVTAIVIGKPRHSRLWELWHGSVVDKLIRQSGGINVYVIQGIEEPEQVSAIKAANPIASPEPWHHYAVGLIMTALITLASLLLKNRIELVNIVLLYQLPVTLSAYWWGRWPSYFTALCSVITFDFFFIAPTLNFAVDDIRYLWSFVTFLIVAFVIGGRTELLRHEALEARQREKSTRALYEFSREIAAVSDLQVIAAGMARQASETLDREVVILLPDNGGKLVLRGEHNLKTTGPANVLGQPLLDSAEAAVASWVYEHGQSAGRSTETLPGAKYLYIPLKAHETVVGVFGIQVIAKNVTPEQRRLMDAWIGLAAIAVERVKLAEQTREATRQPSCACIRSE, from the coding sequence ATGGCGGAAACTAAAGAAGAAAAGCGCCTGAATCCTGATGAACTCTTAGAGCAGATTGCCAAAGAATCTCAGGGAAAACTAACGGTATTTTTAGGTGCGGCAGCCGGGGTAGGTAAAACCTTCACTATGCTGGAAGCTGCCCATAACAAACTGAAGGATGGCGTCGATGTCGTCATCGGCTGGATTGAGACGCATGGCCGCCAGGAGACCGAGCAGATGGTAGTAGGGTTGCCGCGCATTGAACCTCTGATGATAGATTACCGGGGAAAAAGCCTGGCGGAGATGAATATTGACGCCATCTTGGCTCGCAAACCCGAACTGGTACTGGTTGATGAATTGGCGCATACCAATATTCCAGGCTCACGCCATGTGAGGCGCTTTCAGGATGTGGAGGAAATCCTGTATGCTGGCATTGATGTGTATACCACACTCAATGTCCAGCATATTGAAAGCCTTAACGACGTCGTGGCCCAAATAACCGGCGTTATTGTCAGGGAGACGGTTCCAGACCATATGGTCGAGCAGGCGGATACCGTCCAACTTATCGATATTCCGCCGCAAGACCTGATTAAACGTTTAAAGGAAGGCAAGGTCTATGTACCGGGGCAAGCCGAGCAGGCTTTGCGAAAGTTTTTTCGTCCCGGCAACATCAGCGCTCTCCGGGAACTGGCTCTTCGCTTTACCGCCAACCGGGTGGACAAAGACGTAAACCAATACATGCGAGCTCATCGCATCGAAGGGCCGTGGCCTGCCGCCGGACGTGTCATGGTCTGCGTGAGCGGCAGCCCCTTCTCCGCCCAACTCATCCGGGCGGCGCGGCGGCTGGCCGGCGGACTTCATGCGGACTGTTTAGCCGTACACATCGAAGCGGCTAAACGGCGGTTTCCCATGGGCGACAAAGAGCGTGACCGGGTGGCGCGCAACATGCAATTGGCGGAAGAACTCGGGGCCAAAACGCTGACCGTGGTTGGCAATGAGCTCACGCAAGAAATACTTGAGGTGGCCCGCGCTCACAATGTGACAGCCATCGTCATTGGAAAACCGCGCCACAGCCGCCTTTGGGAACTGTGGCATGGCTCGGTAGTAGATAAACTTATTCGGCAGAGCGGCGGCATCAACGTATATGTCATTCAGGGCATAGAAGAACCGGAACAGGTTTCTGCCATCAAGGCCGCGAACCCCATAGCCAGCCCTGAGCCATGGCATCACTATGCGGTGGGGCTTATCATGACGGCTCTGATAACACTGGCCAGTCTGCTCTTAAAGAATAGGATTGAGCTTGTCAATATCGTCCTGCTTTACCAGTTGCCGGTGACGCTGAGCGCCTACTGGTGGGGGCGCTGGCCTTCCTATTTCACCGCGTTATGCAGCGTCATTACTTTTGATTTTTTCTTTATTGCGCCGACACTGAACTTTGCCGTGGATGACATCCGCTATCTATGGAGTTTTGTCACCTTTTTAATTGTGGCCTTTGTTATTGGCGGGCGGACTGAGCTTCTCCGGCATGAGGCGCTGGAGGCCAGACAGAGGGAAAAAAGTACCCGCGCCTTATATGAATTTAGCCGTGAGATTGCTGCCGTCAGCGACCTGCAGGTTATTGCCGCCGGTATGGCGAGGCAGGCGTCAGAAACGCTGGATCGGGAAGTAGTCATCCTGCTTCCTGACAATGGCGGCAAATTGGTCCTCAGGGGTGAGCATAACCTTAAAACAACTGGACCAGCCAATGTTCTGGGGCAGCCGCTGCTTGACTCGGCTGAGGCTGCTGTTGCCTCCTGGGTCTATGAACACGGGCAGAGCGCCGGACGTTCCACCGAGACCCTGCCTGGGGCGAAATATTTGTATATTCCTCTTAAAGCCCATGAAACTGTGGTAGGTGTATTTGGTATACAAGTGATTGCTAAGAACGTTACTCCCGAGCAGCGGCGGCTCATGGACGCCTGGATTGGCTTGGCTGCCATTGCGGTGGAACGGGTAAAATTAGCCGAACAGACCCGCGAGGCTACGCGGCAGCCGAGCTGTGCCTGTATAAGAAGTGAGTAG
- a CDS encoding response regulator transcription factor has protein sequence MSGKGPQVLVINQEPREWKLLTRIFAANNYQSEIARNGAEGIQYAATHRPNIIILDLCLPDMDGLEVIRRIRQESNVPVMMLSERNKDGDKVASLDAGADDYLTKPFSADELMARIRALLRRVVVIDSRPIVTCGDLSVDLVRRYVTVGDKSVFLTPKEYLVLSALAQHPGKVVARQQLNAVLREDRTDDGHYLRVYISKLRQKLGDKKNQPRYIITESGVGYRLGYQ, from the coding sequence TTGTCTGGCAAGGGACCGCAGGTTCTCGTAATCAATCAGGAGCCGCGGGAGTGGAAACTGCTAACAAGAATTTTTGCGGCTAACAACTATCAGAGTGAAATAGCCCGAAATGGTGCTGAAGGTATCCAGTATGCAGCAACGCATAGACCAAACATCATTATCTTGGATTTGTGCCTGCCGGATATGGATGGACTTGAAGTTATCCGCCGCATTCGGCAAGAGTCGAATGTACCGGTGATGATGCTGAGCGAGAGAAACAAAGATGGAGACAAGGTTGCATCGCTAGATGCCGGGGCGGATGACTATTTAACCAAACCTTTTAGCGCCGATGAATTGATGGCTAGAATACGTGCACTCTTAAGGCGGGTTGTCGTGATTGACAGTAGACCGATCGTTACGTGTGGTGACCTATCAGTCGACTTGGTGCGCCGCTACGTGACGGTAGGCGATAAATCAGTGTTCCTTACACCCAAAGAATATCTTGTTTTGAGTGCCTTAGCACAGCATCCTGGCAAGGTCGTTGCCCGGCAACAGCTGAATGCAGTCCTTCGGGAAGATCGAACTGATGATGGCCATTACCTACGAGTCTATATATCTAAGCTACGCCAAAAACTTGGTGATAAAAAGAACCAGCCACGCTATATTATCACCGAAAGCGGTGTTGGCTATCGGCTGGGATACCAATAA
- a CDS encoding sensor histidine kinase, protein MQNNKRQKQRPDPDALLEKINRSSKGKLTVFLGAAAGVGKTFTMLESAHERRREGVDIVIGWVETHGRQETENLVAGLEIILAKTLQYRNKELQEMDIDAIIARDPELVLIDELAHTNVSGSRHVRRFQDVDELLKAGINVYTTLNIQHVESLNDVVAQITGIVVKETVPDYIIEQADSVQLIDIPPEDLIKRLKEGKVYVPGQAEQALQRFFRPGNINALRELSLRFTASRVDKDLNEYMRDHNINKPWPAAGRVMVCVSASPFSTQLIRAARRLSAGLQAEWLAVHIETARRFAAGDAERDRIVRNMRLAEELGAKTLSASASDLASEILELAHVHNVTSIVVGKPRHGRLWELFHGSVVDKLIRRSGGVNIYVIQANEEQVQVSNIATEPAGKRAIWLPYGGSFLMVAVVTLFSWALRGGIENSNISLLYQLPVVFSAFWWGRWPSYFTGICSVLAFDFLFIPPIFTFSVDDIRYLWSFLTFLIVAFVIGGRTELLRYEAVTARLREKNTHALFDFSREIAAAIDLDSIVRELGSQIADALNRGIVVLLPDENEKLVVWAQHEPGVESRQESGDYKNTSLIDNDETAVATWVYQHKQVAGRSTDTLPGAQYLYFPLQTRDNVVGVLGICIIEKLITPEQRRLMDAWAGLAAIAIERVKLTRKAREAALLLESDRLHTALFNSISHELRTPMSSIIGSATTLLESEAMYSAEERRELIENIKVSSTRMNLTLINLLDTARLESGMMRLKVDWCDIEDIIGSALRNLTEQIKDRALDIIIPDDTPLLRGDCVLLGQVIINLVDNAAKYSPQGSSIEIRGSRDKNSLQVSVGDRGIGIPEADLPRIFEKFYRIQFGENTIPGTGLGLSICKSIIEAHDGKIWAENRSGGGAKISFSVPLTGNKNDFALTEGERAYD, encoded by the coding sequence ATGCAAAACAATAAGAGACAAAAACAACGCCCAGACCCTGATGCGCTTTTAGAGAAAATAAATAGGTCATCAAAGGGTAAGCTCACTGTTTTTCTCGGCGCTGCAGCAGGAGTGGGAAAAACATTTACGATGCTGGAGTCGGCTCATGAACGTCGCCGCGAGGGCGTGGATATAGTAATCGGATGGGTGGAAACCCATGGCCGTCAAGAAACAGAAAATTTAGTCGCCGGCTTGGAGATAATCCTAGCCAAAACGTTACAGTATCGTAATAAAGAACTGCAGGAAATGGATATTGACGCTATTATCGCCCGTGACCCCGAACTGGTACTGATCGACGAGCTAGCTCACACTAACGTATCTGGTTCACGTCACGTGCGACGGTTTCAGGACGTAGACGAGCTATTAAAAGCCGGTATAAACGTTTATACCACTTTGAATATACAGCATGTTGAGAGCCTCAACGATGTAGTGGCTCAAATTACCGGCATTGTGGTCAAAGAGACTGTACCTGACTATATCATTGAGCAGGCGGATAGTGTTCAACTCATCGATATTCCGCCCGAGGACCTCATCAAGCGCCTCAAGGAAGGCAAAGTATATGTTCCTGGGCAGGCAGAACAGGCACTGCAACGATTTTTCCGGCCAGGCAACATTAACGCGCTCAGGGAACTGTCCCTACGCTTCACCGCCAGCCGAGTCGACAAAGATCTTAATGAGTACATGCGAGATCACAACATTAATAAGCCTTGGCCGGCGGCGGGAAGGGTCATGGTATGCGTTAGCGCCAGCCCGTTTTCGACACAGTTAATCCGGGCAGCCCGGCGATTATCTGCCGGGCTGCAAGCTGAGTGGCTGGCGGTTCATATTGAAACAGCCAGACGTTTCGCCGCTGGAGATGCAGAACGGGATCGAATCGTCCGCAATATGCGTCTGGCGGAGGAATTAGGCGCTAAAACGCTTAGCGCTAGTGCCTCGGATTTAGCATCGGAAATACTGGAGTTAGCCCACGTTCACAACGTTACGTCGATTGTCGTTGGCAAACCCCGGCATGGCCGGTTGTGGGAACTTTTTCACGGATCAGTTGTCGACAAGCTGATCCGGCGCAGCGGCGGTGTCAATATTTATGTGATTCAAGCCAATGAAGAACAGGTGCAGGTGTCTAACATCGCCACTGAGCCAGCCGGTAAAAGGGCAATTTGGCTACCCTATGGCGGCAGCTTTCTAATGGTAGCGGTGGTGACGCTTTTCAGTTGGGCTCTCAGAGGGGGAATAGAGAATAGTAATATCTCCTTGCTTTATCAACTGCCGGTTGTGTTCAGCGCCTTTTGGTGGGGTCGGTGGCCGTCGTATTTTACAGGTATCTGCAGTGTGCTGGCTTTTGATTTCTTGTTCATTCCGCCGATATTTACTTTTTCCGTGGATGACATACGGTATCTATGGAGTTTTCTCACTTTCCTCATTGTGGCTTTCGTGATTGGTGGGAGAACGGAACTATTACGGTATGAAGCGGTCACGGCCAGATTGCGGGAGAAAAATACCCACGCCTTATTCGATTTCAGTCGCGAGATTGCTGCGGCAATCGATTTGGACAGCATTGTTCGGGAGCTAGGCAGCCAAATCGCCGATGCCCTTAACCGAGGAATAGTGGTTTTATTGCCAGATGAAAATGAAAAATTGGTAGTCTGGGCGCAACATGAACCTGGCGTGGAAAGCCGCCAGGAATCAGGCGACTATAAAAACACCTCGTTAATCGACAATGACGAAACAGCAGTTGCTACGTGGGTTTATCAGCACAAGCAGGTAGCGGGACGGTCAACCGACACGCTGCCTGGCGCACAATACTTATATTTTCCGTTGCAAACAAGAGACAATGTAGTCGGCGTACTCGGAATTTGCATCATTGAAAAATTAATTACACCTGAGCAACGTCGTCTTATGGACGCGTGGGCTGGCTTGGCCGCCATTGCAATTGAACGGGTTAAACTTACTAGAAAAGCGAGAGAGGCCGCTTTATTATTGGAATCAGACCGCCTGCACACTGCTTTGTTTAACTCCATTTCCCATGAACTGCGCACGCCTATGTCTTCGATTATCGGCTCTGCAACGACATTATTGGAATCGGAAGCTATGTACTCCGCGGAGGAACGCCGGGAGCTCATCGAGAACATCAAAGTAAGCTCTACCCGGATGAACCTGACTCTTATCAATCTACTAGACACAGCCAGACTTGAAAGCGGCATGATGCGTTTAAAAGTTGATTGGTGTGATATCGAGGATATTATTGGATCAGCGTTAAGAAATCTCACTGAGCAGATCAAAGACAGAGCTCTGGATATAATAATTCCAGATGATACACCTCTATTGCGCGGCGATTGTGTACTACTGGGACAGGTGATTATCAATTTGGTGGATAACGCCGCAAAATATTCTCCACAGGGTAGTAGTATAGAAATTAGGGGAAGTCGTGATAAGAATAGTCTACAGGTATCTGTAGGCGACCGAGGCATTGGAATACCTGAAGCCGATTTACCCCGTATATTCGAAAAGTTTTATCGAATACAGTTTGGCGAAAATACTATTCCCGGAACTGGTCTTGGCTTATCCATTTGTAAGTCTATAATTGAAGCGCATGACGGTAAAATATGGGCCGAGAATCGTAGCGGCGGCGGTGCTAAAATTAGCTTTAGTGTTCCACTTACTGGCAACAAAAATGATTTTGCGTTGACTGAAGGTGAAAGAGCTTATGACTGA
- a CDS encoding response regulator has product MTEKGMRILIIEDDPQIRKLLKVSLRVYGYDIDEAVTGRDGINRAAIFIPDLIILDLGLPDIDGKEVVQQIREWSQMPIIILTARDQEQEKVQTLDSGADDYITKPFGVSELMARMRVSLRRASHTEKELILTCGDLKVDITQRRVTVGGWEVKLTPTEYNILKELIQHAGKVLTHKQLLGAIWGKYHIEDTHYIRLFISQLRHKIEENPTQPRYIISEPGVGYRLMCK; this is encoded by the coding sequence ATGACTGAAAAGGGAATGCGAATCCTGATTATCGAAGACGATCCTCAAATTCGCAAACTACTTAAAGTGTCATTGCGAGTATATGGCTATGATATCGACGAAGCTGTTACCGGCCGAGACGGTATTAACCGCGCCGCCATTTTTATTCCCGATTTAATTATATTAGATCTTGGCCTGCCAGACATCGACGGCAAGGAGGTTGTTCAGCAGATAAGGGAATGGTCCCAAATGCCGATCATTATTCTTACTGCTCGCGATCAAGAACAGGAAAAAGTTCAGACTCTTGATTCCGGTGCTGATGACTATATTACCAAGCCGTTCGGGGTAAGCGAACTTATGGCTCGAATGCGGGTTTCTCTTAGACGGGCATCCCATACCGAAAAAGAACTAATTCTTACATGTGGGGACTTAAAGGTAGATATTACGCAGCGACGGGTTACCGTGGGCGGGTGGGAAGTAAAGCTGACACCGACTGAATATAACATTTTGAAAGAACTAATTCAACATGCTGGAAAGGTGCTTACTCACAAACAGTTATTAGGCGCGATTTGGGGCAAATATCATATTGAGGATACCCATTATATCCGTTTATTCATTAGTCAACTGCGTCACAAGATTGAAGAAAATCCGACTCAGCCACGTTATATTATCAGTGAGCCAGGAGTAGGGTATAGGTTGATGTGTAAATGA
- a CDS encoding glycosyl hydrolase family 18 protein encodes MVFLLLLLIIGLAEPGMASSTDDMQYVEVYVRQKDGATEIVSSGRISQTQILVPAFIFPTHIAPGTSSFDEKSGRLKLAVSKPDWQLETAKLDANLKSGVTLNFLATLHENEYFVNIKNMEKILGIRLRHDQEAGRLYIERGASFADKQLNKVRPAWSPKGKLNLVWDYIPRFSPDLTKQATISGLDVISPTWFSISADGRLLINNANLKYVQDAHAKGYKVWPLFKNGDFDPDLTKEFLASETMQDLIISQLLVYTALYDLDGINIDFEDVYEEDRDRLTGFVKRLADALREQNVISSVDVTVPGPSPNWSKCYDRKGLAQAVDYVMVMTYDEHWGASPVAGPVSSLGWVDRNLDLIINNYIPREKLVMGIPFYTREWRETIDEHGKVKVRSKAYGMDDIQKTLEEHNLKPIWLDDKGLFYTEYKKDGSLYRIWLEDEKSIAKKAALVKKYDLAGAASWRKGFEAPHIWPVLEKELKAKPKVSKK; translated from the coding sequence ATGGTGTTCTTGCTCCTGCTGCTTATTATTGGATTGGCTGAGCCGGGAATGGCCAGCTCTACCGACGATATGCAATATGTTGAGGTATATGTCCGGCAGAAGGATGGTGCGACCGAGATCGTGTCCAGCGGTAGAATCAGTCAGACACAGATCCTTGTGCCTGCGTTTATTTTCCCTACCCATATTGCGCCAGGGACGTCCTCATTTGACGAAAAATCGGGGCGGCTTAAGCTTGCGGTCAGTAAACCGGATTGGCAGCTGGAGACTGCGAAACTTGACGCCAATCTGAAAAGCGGTGTCACCCTGAATTTCTTGGCGACCCTTCACGAAAATGAGTATTTCGTCAACATTAAAAATATGGAGAAGATACTTGGGATCCGGCTCCGCCATGACCAGGAGGCAGGGCGGTTGTACATTGAGCGGGGGGCCAGCTTCGCCGATAAGCAGCTTAATAAAGTGCGTCCTGCGTGGTCGCCGAAAGGCAAATTGAATCTGGTCTGGGACTACATTCCGCGTTTTTCACCTGACTTGACGAAACAGGCGACGATTAGCGGCTTAGATGTCATTTCCCCTACTTGGTTCTCGATCTCCGCTGATGGGCGGTTGCTGATCAACAATGCGAACCTAAAGTATGTGCAGGACGCGCATGCCAAGGGATATAAGGTTTGGCCACTATTTAAAAATGGTGATTTTGATCCAGACCTGACTAAGGAGTTTCTTGCCAGCGAGACGATGCAGGACCTAATTATCAGCCAATTGCTGGTTTATACTGCGCTTTATGATCTTGACGGCATCAACATTGACTTTGAAGATGTTTATGAAGAGGATCGCGATCGCCTAACTGGTTTCGTTAAGCGTTTGGCTGACGCGTTGCGCGAGCAGAATGTCATCAGTTCGGTGGATGTCACTGTCCCCGGTCCGTCGCCCAATTGGTCCAAGTGCTATGATCGAAAGGGTTTAGCACAGGCGGTAGATTATGTCATGGTCATGACCTATGATGAGCATTGGGGTGCAAGCCCGGTGGCAGGTCCGGTATCCTCACTGGGGTGGGTTGACCGCAATCTGGACTTGATCATTAACAACTATATTCCCCGGGAAAAGTTAGTTATGGGTATCCCATTTTATACGCGAGAATGGCGCGAGACGATTGACGAGCACGGTAAAGTAAAGGTACGCTCCAAAGCATACGGAATGGATGACATCCAGAAAACACTAGAAGAGCATAATCTAAAGCCAATTTGGCTTGATGATAAGGGGCTTTTCTATACCGAGTATAAAAAGGATGGTAGTCTGTATCGGATTTGGCTGGAGGACGAAAAGTCCATCGCCAAGAAAGCCGCCTTGGTAAAGAAATATGACCTGGCCGGTGCCGCCTCCTGGCGCAAGGGCTTCGAAGCACCGCATATCTGGCCGGTACTGGAGAAGGAATTAAAAGCAAAACCAAAGGTAAGCAAAAAATAA
- a CDS encoding NAD(P)-dependent oxidoreductase yields MLIDKKTDFDGESWDFDEVDQGLTVREAIAEARRCLNCPKPLCRIGCPIENDIPRFIQALAQGNIGEASAIIAQRSSLPAVCGRVCPHEKQCEAHCILTKKSCGVRIGKLERFIADFAAEMGVTASPDAQAYKGKVAVIGSGPAGLTVAGDLAKQGFAVTIFEAQPEAGGVLMYGIPAFRLSREVVRREIEKITHLGVEVRTGVLVGPDITVDELFAQEYDAIFIGTGTALPKTLDVPGNDLPGVIQATYLLSMVNFANSGEFDRREVPIAHGDRVAVIGAGNVAMDAARTALRLGARSVTVVYRRTQQDMTALQSEYEQAAAEGVNFLWLASPVDFRGQDRVTELDFEVMQVNSEGKLCPSGEHGTLPVDKIVLAIGQRPAARIVSTTTGIEVNPYGYVITKDRPYGMTTRKGVFAGGDVVHEPATVVLAMKEAKKVAAGMAVYIEAKKLLEDC; encoded by the coding sequence ATGTTAATTGATAAGAAAACTGACTTTGATGGTGAGTCCTGGGATTTTGATGAAGTCGATCAGGGCCTCACCGTCCGCGAAGCTATTGCCGAGGCTAGACGTTGCTTAAACTGCCCCAAACCGCTTTGTCGCATCGGCTGTCCAATTGAAAATGACATTCCCCGCTTCATTCAGGCCTTAGCTCAAGGCAACATTGGCGAAGCCAGCGCGATCATCGCTCAACGCAGCAGCTTGCCTGCAGTCTGCGGCCGCGTCTGTCCGCATGAAAAGCAATGTGAAGCCCATTGCATTTTGACGAAGAAAAGCTGCGGGGTACGCATTGGCAAGTTAGAACGCTTTATCGCCGACTTTGCCGCCGAAATGGGAGTCACAGCCTCACCTGACGCGCAGGCCTACAAAGGAAAAGTCGCTGTAATCGGCTCCGGTCCCGCCGGCCTGACAGTGGCGGGCGATCTGGCCAAACAAGGCTTTGCGGTCACGATATTTGAGGCGCAGCCCGAAGCCGGCGGAGTCTTGATGTATGGCATTCCCGCATTCCGCCTCAGTCGAGAGGTGGTTCGCCGTGAGATTGAGAAAATAACGCATCTGGGAGTTGAAGTGCGAACAGGAGTGCTTGTTGGTCCTGACATCACAGTGGATGAGTTGTTTGCTCAAGAGTATGACGCCATTTTTATCGGCACAGGTACTGCTTTACCCAAAACCCTAGATGTCCCAGGCAACGATTTGCCTGGCGTTATTCAGGCTACCTATCTTCTCAGCATGGTCAACTTCGCCAACAGCGGTGAGTTTGACCGTCGCGAGGTTCCCATCGCCCATGGCGATCGGGTGGCCGTCATCGGCGCTGGCAACGTAGCTATGGATGCGGCGCGGACAGCACTCCGCCTTGGCGCCAGGAGTGTTACTGTAGTCTACCGCCGCACACAACAAGATATGACTGCTCTGCAGTCAGAATATGAGCAAGCAGCCGCTGAGGGAGTGAACTTTCTCTGGTTGGCCAGCCCGGTGGATTTTCGTGGTCAAGACCGTGTTACCGAACTTGACTTTGAAGTCATGCAAGTCAACAGCGAAGGCAAGCTTTGCCCGAGCGGCGAACATGGCACTCTGCCAGTTGATAAAATCGTGTTAGCAATCGGGCAACGACCAGCAGCTCGCATCGTATCCACCACTACTGGCATCGAGGTCAACCCTTATGGCTATGTCATCACAAAAGACCGTCCCTATGGAATGACCACCCGCAAAGGCGTCTTTGCAGGCGGCGACGTCGTCCATGAACCTGCCACAGTGGTACTGGCGATGAAAGAAGCCAAGAAGGTTGCTGCAGGGATGGCAGTATATATTGAGGCGAAAAAACTCCTCGAAGATTGCTGA
- a CDS encoding metallophosphoesterase family protein, which translates to MKSRVWALCVVGIIVLTTAAFLLLPDLSGRRSVSIEGRAYSHIALLSDLHLPGNQRDAKTRVIENLNSWNDLNAVAVLGDTVQTRGTTAEYAYAKSFFSQLKAPVFAITGNHDFIYDDQLGPSGKNRKALPEQRREKLLRFRQLFSLEDHFYSKKLQGYLLVFLSADDLDSAYLASLSKGQLDWLKQTLTINRNLPTLIFFHAPLQNTYSGNGNNVGKQDFCAQPSVVIAEMLQANPQVFLWVSGHIHLAPSHRSNNSPENLYQGRVLNVHNPDLNGSSYLTSDDVQVSRHQGLATNSLFLYPDRVVIRMYDHNAQAWLPGERVIPAPKL; encoded by the coding sequence ATGAAAAGCAGAGTCTGGGCGCTCTGTGTAGTTGGAATCATAGTCTTGACGACGGCAGCGTTCCTGCTGCTGCCTGACTTGAGCGGACGCCGGAGCGTCTCCATAGAAGGACGTGCCTATTCGCATATTGCGCTACTGTCAGACCTGCATCTTCCCGGCAACCAGCGAGACGCAAAGACGCGAGTGATTGAGAATCTCAATAGCTGGAATGATCTCAATGCTGTTGCCGTGTTAGGCGATACGGTGCAAACCCGGGGAACAACGGCAGAATATGCCTATGCAAAAAGCTTCTTTAGCCAACTTAAAGCGCCGGTCTTCGCTATAACGGGCAATCATGACTTCATCTATGACGATCAACTAGGTCCGAGTGGCAAAAACCGCAAAGCGCTGCCTGAGCAGCGCCGAGAGAAGCTGCTGCGTTTTCGCCAACTTTTTTCTCTGGAAGACCACTTTTATAGCAAGAAGCTGCAAGGCTATTTGCTGGTTTTCCTATCAGCCGATGATCTCGACAGCGCATATCTAGCCTCTCTGTCAAAGGGACAGCTCGACTGGCTGAAACAAACTCTGACGATTAATCGCAACTTGCCTACTCTTATCTTTTTTCACGCTCCGCTACAGAACACCTACTCAGGCAATGGTAACAATGTCGGCAAACAGGACTTTTGCGCTCAGCCGTCGGTAGTGATCGCTGAGATGCTCCAAGCTAACCCACAGGTTTTTCTCTGGGTATCCGGTCATATCCATCTGGCGCCCTCGCATCGGTCGAATAACTCACCAGAAAACCTGTATCAAGGCAGGGTGCTGAATGTTCATAATCCAGATCTGAATGGGTCAAGCTATCTAACATCAGACGATGTGCAGGTCTCCCGTCACCAAGGCTTGGCAACCAATTCGCTGTTTTTATACCCCGATCGGGTAGTCATACGTATGTATGATCATAACGCTCAGGCCTGGCTGCCGGGCGAGCGAGTCATCCCAGCGCCAAAGCTCTAA